Proteins encoded in a region of the Leifsonia sp. PS1209 genome:
- a CDS encoding ABC transporter permease: MTALGTPSVGSGDRASRVGAAASAIARRPWGLYVAVAFALLLAVAAFAPQALTVHAPTAIDYASALKPPSFAHWFGTDESGRDLYTRVVWGARESLLIGLGAAAVGVVTALILGSIAALGPKLAAVVVDRFVEVMFAFPALLLALLLIAIAGPSAATEIFAVGLGTAPGYARMIRGQILGARNSGYVEAATALGHSRWRIIRAHILPNALRPLVAVFALSVGQSIVWASSLSFLGLGVAPPSSEWGALLDAGRAYITQAWWLVVVPGLVIVAVALAATTIGRHLQLRLEKGER, encoded by the coding sequence ATGACAGCACTCGGTACCCCTTCCGTCGGCAGCGGAGACCGCGCATCCCGTGTCGGAGCGGCGGCCTCGGCCATCGCACGGCGCCCGTGGGGGCTCTATGTCGCGGTCGCCTTCGCGCTGCTCCTCGCCGTCGCCGCCTTCGCCCCGCAAGCGCTCACGGTGCACGCGCCGACCGCCATCGACTACGCATCAGCGCTCAAGCCGCCGTCGTTCGCGCACTGGTTCGGCACGGACGAGTCCGGCCGCGACCTCTACACACGCGTGGTCTGGGGCGCCAGGGAGTCGCTGCTGATCGGCCTGGGGGCCGCGGCGGTCGGCGTCGTCACCGCACTGATCCTCGGCTCGATCGCCGCGCTCGGCCCGAAGCTGGCCGCGGTCGTGGTCGACCGGTTCGTGGAGGTCATGTTCGCCTTCCCCGCCCTGCTGCTCGCGCTCCTGCTCATCGCCATCGCCGGACCGTCCGCCGCCACCGAGATCTTCGCGGTCGGCCTCGGCACGGCGCCCGGATACGCGCGCATGATCCGCGGGCAGATCCTCGGCGCCAGGAACTCCGGCTACGTCGAGGCGGCGACCGCCCTCGGGCACTCGCGCTGGCGCATCATCCGCGCGCACATCCTGCCGAACGCGCTGCGCCCGCTGGTCGCGGTGTTCGCCCTCTCCGTCGGCCAGTCGATCGTCTGGGCGTCCAGCCTGTCGTTCCTCGGCCTCGGCGTCGCCCCTCCGTCGTCGGAGTGGGGCGCCCTGCTCGACGCCGGCCGCGCGTACATCACCCAGGCCTGGTGGCTCGTGGTGGTCCCCGGGCTGGTCATCGTCGCCGTGGCGCTCGCCGCCACCACGATCGGCCGCCACCTGCAACTCCGTCTCGAGAAGGGAGAGCGCTGA
- a CDS encoding ABC transporter permease, with the protein MTHTSPSSETVQVSPAVAASSPIGEEPRRPRRTRRVLFTVGRKVVSAVVVLWGAATVAFFAQLALPGDRATAILNIRAGQAQQRTPAELAQINEQYGLHRPVIVQYLDYLRGLLAGDFGSSYQQYRPVTAIIGEQLGATVTLSLTAIVFAWVLMIVWVTVTAGRGPRVGALGATVDVVAAGLPAYWLGIILLLVFGLGLRWFPIIGGTGVNGLILPALTLAIPLAGFMAQSTRAEFERALEQPFVLSARMRGMGEWGIRLRHVLRHAVIPAITLSGWALGATLSGAVIVESIFSRPGIGSVLVGAVNNQDLPVVVGIVTLVAVVYVVANLLVDIVYTIIDPRMDLS; encoded by the coding sequence ATGACGCATACCTCACCAAGTAGCGAGACCGTCCAGGTCTCGCCGGCCGTCGCGGCCTCCTCCCCGATCGGGGAGGAGCCGCGGCGACCGCGCCGCACCAGGCGCGTGTTGTTCACGGTCGGCCGCAAGGTCGTGTCCGCCGTCGTGGTGCTCTGGGGCGCCGCCACGGTCGCGTTCTTCGCCCAGCTCGCCCTCCCCGGCGACAGGGCCACGGCCATCCTGAACATCCGGGCCGGTCAGGCGCAGCAGCGCACCCCGGCGGAGCTGGCGCAGATCAACGAGCAGTACGGCCTGCACCGTCCGGTGATCGTGCAGTACCTCGACTACCTGCGCGGCCTGCTGGCCGGTGACTTCGGCTCGTCGTACCAGCAGTACCGCCCTGTCACCGCGATCATCGGCGAACAGCTGGGCGCCACCGTGACCCTGTCGCTGACAGCGATCGTCTTCGCCTGGGTGCTGATGATCGTGTGGGTGACCGTCACCGCCGGTCGCGGCCCCCGCGTCGGCGCGCTCGGCGCCACTGTCGACGTGGTCGCGGCCGGGCTCCCCGCATACTGGCTCGGCATCATCCTGCTGCTGGTGTTCGGTCTCGGCCTGCGCTGGTTCCCGATCATCGGCGGCACCGGCGTGAACGGGCTGATCCTGCCCGCGCTGACCCTCGCCATCCCGCTCGCCGGGTTCATGGCGCAGAGCACGAGGGCCGAGTTCGAACGGGCGCTCGAACAGCCGTTCGTGCTGTCGGCCAGGATGCGCGGGATGGGCGAGTGGGGCATCCGGTTGCGGCACGTTCTGCGGCACGCGGTCATCCCCGCGATCACGCTCTCCGGCTGGGCGCTCGGTGCGACGCTGTCCGGCGCCGTCATCGTCGAGTCGATCTTCTCCCGGCCGGGCATCGGCTCGGTGCTCGTCGGGGCCGTGAACAACCAGGACCTGCCCGTCGTGGTCGGCATCGTCACGCTCGTGGCCGTCGTCTACGTCGTGGCGAACCTGCTCGTGGACATCGTCTACACCATCATCGACCCCCGGATGGACCTGTCATGA